In a single window of the Gossypium hirsutum isolate 1008001.06 chromosome D02, Gossypium_hirsutum_v2.1, whole genome shotgun sequence genome:
- the LOC107908822 gene encoding GATA transcription factor 5 → MELCMEAKALKSSVRGEFTKNSHNQNQHVAFDDFFSSNGGVSSEEFSVDCFFDFTNGEFEEENEEKNSALIFSQEERVTDDDSNSNSSSFSFDSGLTNELSVPDDEIAGLEWVSQFVDDSFPVLPFSCPVFKQQTENQPEARFEPESAPVFVKTPCFSSPIPSKSRSKRAKPTGKTWPFGSFSRFESSTSSTTTASSSSTSSGFSISSTPTQKPNLGDIIEPPTKKQRRKSVVQSNGNAFQRRCSHCQVQKTPQWRTGPLGAKTLCNACGVRYKSGRLYPEYRPACSPTFSGDMHSNSHRKVLEMRKKKELAGKEPDELTPVVPSF, encoded by the exons atggaGCTTTGCATGGAAGCCAAAGCGTTGAAATCAAGTGTAAGAGGAGAATTCACGAAGAACAGCCATAACCAGAACCAGCATGTTgcttttgatgatttttttagcTCAAACGGTGGCGTTTCCAGTGAAGAATTTTCAGTTGATTGTTTTTTTGATTTTACTAATGGagaatttgaagaagaaaatgaagagaaaaattcTGCGCTTATTTTCTCGCAAGAAGAAAGAGTAACAGATGATGATAGTAACTCGAATTCAAGCAGTTTTTCTTTTGATTCCGGTCTTACTAATGAACTATCCGTACCG GATGATGAAATTGCAGGGCTTGAATGGGTATCACAATTTGTGGACGATTCTTTTCCCGTGCTACCATTTTCATGTCCGGTTTTCAAGCAACAAACCGAGAACCAACCAGAAGCTCGGTTTGAACCAGAATCAGCACCAGTTTTTGTGAAAACTCCATGTTTTTCATCACCAATTCCATCAAAATCGAGAAGCAAAAGGGCTAAACCAACCGGCAAAACATGGCCGTTCGGGTCATTCTCTCGTTTTGAGTCGTCAACTTCTTCGACAACAACGGCTTCGTCATCAAGCACTTCTTCGGGATTTTCAATTTCTTCGACACCAACTCAAAAACCCAATTTGGGTGACATCATTGAACCGCCGACAAAGAAACAGCGGAGAAAATCGGTCGTTCAATCCAACGGGAACGCTTTCCAACGAAGATGTAGTCATTGCCAAGTTCAAAAGACTCCGCAATGGAGAACCGGTCCACTCGGTGCCAAAACCTTGTGTAATGCTTGCGGGGTTCGTTACAAGTCCGGTCGGCTCTATCCCGAGTACAGACCTGCTTGTAGCCCCACTTTTTCCGGTGACATGCACTCCAATAGTCATAGGAAAGTTTTGGAAATGAGGAAAAAGAAAGAGTTAGCAGGGAAAGAACCGGATGAGTTGACCCCGGTTGTTCCAAGCTTTTGA
- the LOC107908824 gene encoding uncharacterized protein, with translation MNKEESKIETQNQNPNSNSNPNNQNQIRGSKGKSCKGCLYYSSALKSKSQNPTCVGIPRTLQQVPRYIIGESELEASKEGRTLTDFKYACVGYSVYLDNKDSSADNQSDKPVELPFCVGLEVLLDRTAASNDHVPANIHKNKDSHVLPQPRTQRSTPSTGDEFYNRFKRNAGLVASGVVKNMNKIGNRIKETLDDILYRRPK, from the exons ATGAACAAAGAAGAGTCGAAAATCGAAACCCAAAATCAAAACCCTAATTCCAACTCTAACCCTAACAATCAAAACCAAATCCGAGGATCCAAAGGGAAATCATGCAAGGGTTGCCTTTATTACTCTTCAGCTCTTAAATCTAAATCCCAAAACCCTACTTGCGTTGGCATCCCTAGAACTCTCCAACAAG TACCTAGGTACATAATTGGGGAATCTGAACTGGAAGCTTCAAAGGAAGGCCGTACACTCACTGATTTCAAGTATGCTTGTGTTGGTTACTCGGTTTACTTAGATAATAAAGATTCTTCAGCTGATAATCAATCTGATAAACCAGTTGAATTACCATTTTGTGTTGGTCTCGAG GTATTGTTGGACAGAACAGCTGCTTCAAATGATCATGTTCCTGCCAATATCCATAAAAACAAAG ATAGTCATGTGCTTCCTCAACCTCGAACCCAAAGGTCGACACCATCGACAGGAGATGAGTTCTATAACAG ATTCAAAAGGAACGCAGGCCTTGTAGCATCGGGTGTCGTCAAGAATATGAATAAAATCGGAAACCGCATCAAAGAAACTCTTGACGACATTCTGTATAGGCGACCAAAATAA
- the LOC107908823 gene encoding protein FMP32, mitochondrial has translation MSAYKRVVQLGFDAYSSSLVNKFGSRQISQLVNSNGKRAFLVDTLALVRSLEAEGVPSKQAEAITAAITEVLNDSLENVSHSFVSKAEMQKTEMLQEANLSKFKSEVKSSQDYHFSMLQRETEKLRGDIEKMRSELRYEIDKVTAGQRLDLNLERGRIRDELANQNAETTNLTNKLDREIHALRAQLEAAKYDVIKYCIGTLVSISAVGLAVLRILM, from the exons atgagcgCGTATAAACGCGTGGTTCAATTAGGGTTTGATGCGTATTCCAGTTCCCTCGTTAACAAATTTGGATCCCGGCAGATTTCTCAACTTGTTAATTCCAACGGAAAGCGTGCATTTCTCGTCGATACATTGGCTCTg GTTCGAAGTTTGGAAGCGGAAGGCGTGCCATCAAAACAAGCAGAGGCAATAACAGCAGCAATCACCGAAGTGTTAAACGACAGCTTGGAGAATGTTTCTCATTCTTTTGTTTCTAAAGCAGAAATGCAGAAG ACTGAGATGCTCCAAGAAGCCAATTTGTCAAAGTTTAAATCTGAAGTAAAAAGTTCTCAG GATTATCATTTTTCTATGTTGCAACGTGAAACTGAAAAACTTCGAGGTGACATAGAAAAAATGCGAAGTGAACTAAG GTATGAAATTGACAAGGTCACCGCTGGGCAGCGCCTGGATTTAAATCTTGAAAGAGG GCGCATACGTGATGAACTAGCCAATCAAAATGCAGAAACTACAAACCTGACAAACAAGCTAGATAGA GAAATTCATGCCTTGAGAGCACAGTTGGAAGCAGCAAAATATGATGTGATTAAGTACTGCATAGGTACCCTTGTCTCCATATCTGCTGTCGGCCTAGCCGTACTCCGCATCTTGATGTAG